One window from the genome of Aeromonas sp. FDAARGOS 1405 encodes:
- a CDS encoding alpha-2-macroglobulin: protein MRLFDSSSASHRSTAGTGALRRRCSALLLSGLTGLLLAGCGPDKPVANGPTTKPAAQQETGSPSAVVQANARQYRDAPALALVFSGPLAPKANWQSWLGVSEGGKQVQGEWILADDGRTLYFPNVQPDKSYEVSLKAGLGPSPQSWTLKTRPLEAGASFTASGMVLPLRQELRLPISAVNVDEVNIDFFRVDAEYLPRFLAEYRPGSGMGNWELEQITKRAKRVFSGRYALELDANRRETRLINVKEPQLAEAGVYFAVMSPLGNYDWRKETTYFAVSDMGLSARRYRDQLEVFVSSLASADPLKDVQLSLLDEKGNRLQVQTTDPQGHRRFDQVQGARLLLAEQGKHLAVLRLDGAALDLSTFDLGTQPWQAQQLYLFSGRDLYRPGERLDSEILLKGQDGQLLPGMAVELEVKQPDGQLLEQKRLLPDNLGAAHYGLRLPDDAPLGRWTINLKTAAGSRFEWPFLVEEFLPERLKLQLGKGPDGEVTSLDAALTLPLQGDYLYGAPASATKAKAEVKISRATMPFTQWQEFTLGDVLLAEQAKDLEPLNLTLDAQGQGTFSLADELDGVRALGPLEVAYRVSLSEPGGRAVNRSRTQYGWPAGSQWPALKADFVADRVEGGKPLPFQILNLDEQGQPVAGAVKVRLINEYRDYYWHYADGEGWKYEFNSQPYLEQEQTLQLDGKGPTPLSLQLAAGWYRLEVENSQGHQSSLRVEIGSYAWGGGGEQARPDKIAITLDKRAYQAGDKAKVTLVAPRPGKGLLLVEDGDGLRWWQRIELKGAGGDAKDARGEFEIPVSPEWQRHDLHISAQIAAPDSASKPVSKQQGQSLRSVGLVPLTLDREARRLPLTLSAPDKAVPLTRLEVTATSTPNSQGRVVLAAVDRGVLNISDYQPLDPFEIFFGRKRFAQDLFDNYGQVIPPQDGKLARLNYGGDRAPLKKGGALESRVEIAALWSGEVSFDQQGKAVIPLDLPNFNGELALMALAWNEQQVGEAERAVKVVAPLVAEIGWPRFGARGDETRALVQLRNMSGEDQTLSLVWTLNGGLKANGELPGTLSLKNGEEQWLTLPLTVTGASGVASLQLAASGKDFAISRDWTLPLRSPWPAETRQRYQMLAPGQQMSFAPAELVGLDRANLQGLLSLSGTPPWDPAAQWQALADYPYACLEQTLSRAWPYLLTTADERAAWSKPAEGKKAASEADVQRALLQRLQRLQLPSGGFGLWDGRSDEEQWLTAYAADYLLARKEAGDAVPEAMLNQALNRLQNYLTDSQYGERWSSAPEHSRLAYQAYSAYVLARVGKAPLATLRLIWEQQADHARSGLPLLHLSLALSAMGDEQNAAKALSRALATERGDDYLGDYGSPLRDEALELSLLRQHKLAVERWPALSAKVADTLAHRQWLSTQERLALLRLARFDPAVDWQAKVTSSLGSGSLSGSAPLQQGAPEALAASSVTNEGRGALYVQRTLVGYPEQAPARISKGMSVTRSWFNSDGQPFDPAKVKVGDLVVVRLNVSSESAVPDALLVEMVPAGFELENPALGNSIKLEELSIEGKPAWQSEWNDYLKHQEFRDDRYTAALDLSEGSNQQLVYLMRAVTPGRYQVPPTQVEDMYRPELRAVGEDIHEVIISE, encoded by the coding sequence ATGCGCCTCTTCGACTCTTCCTCTGCTTCTCACCGCTCTACCGCCGGAACCGGCGCTCTGCGCCGCCGCTGCTCGGCCCTGCTGCTATCCGGGCTGACAGGTTTGCTGCTGGCTGGTTGCGGCCCCGACAAGCCTGTCGCCAATGGGCCGACTACAAAGCCTGCCGCGCAGCAGGAAACGGGCTCCCCAAGCGCCGTGGTGCAGGCCAATGCCCGTCAATATCGGGATGCGCCGGCGCTGGCGCTGGTCTTCTCCGGCCCCTTGGCGCCCAAGGCAAACTGGCAGAGCTGGCTCGGGGTCAGTGAGGGGGGCAAGCAGGTGCAGGGGGAGTGGATCCTGGCCGACGATGGTCGCACCCTCTATTTCCCGAACGTCCAGCCCGATAAAAGCTATGAGGTGAGCCTCAAGGCGGGACTGGGCCCATCCCCCCAGAGCTGGACCCTCAAGACCCGGCCGCTGGAGGCGGGAGCCTCCTTTACCGCCAGTGGCATGGTATTGCCGCTGCGCCAAGAGCTGCGCCTGCCCATCAGCGCGGTCAATGTGGATGAGGTCAATATCGACTTCTTTCGGGTCGATGCCGAATACCTGCCCCGTTTCCTGGCCGAGTATCGTCCCGGTTCCGGCATGGGCAACTGGGAGCTTGAACAGATCACCAAGCGGGCCAAGCGGGTGTTCAGCGGCCGCTATGCGCTGGAGCTCGATGCCAACCGGCGCGAGACCCGCCTTATCAATGTGAAGGAGCCGCAGCTGGCGGAGGCTGGCGTCTACTTTGCGGTGATGTCGCCCCTTGGCAACTACGACTGGCGCAAGGAGACCACCTATTTCGCGGTGAGCGATATGGGGCTCAGTGCCCGCCGTTACCGCGATCAGCTGGAGGTGTTCGTAAGCTCCCTGGCCAGCGCCGACCCGCTCAAGGATGTGCAGCTCTCCCTGCTCGACGAGAAGGGCAACCGGCTGCAGGTGCAGACCACGGATCCCCAGGGCCATCGCCGCTTCGATCAGGTGCAGGGGGCTCGCCTGCTGCTGGCCGAACAGGGCAAGCATCTGGCGGTGCTTCGCCTCGACGGGGCTGCGCTCGATCTCTCCACCTTCGATCTCGGCACCCAGCCCTGGCAGGCCCAGCAGTTGTATCTGTTCAGCGGGCGCGACCTTTATCGCCCCGGCGAGCGGCTCGACAGCGAGATCCTGCTGAAGGGGCAGGATGGCCAGCTGCTGCCGGGGATGGCGGTGGAGCTGGAAGTGAAGCAGCCGGACGGCCAACTGCTCGAACAGAAACGGCTGTTGCCGGACAATTTGGGCGCCGCCCATTACGGCTTGCGTTTGCCGGATGATGCGCCGCTCGGGCGCTGGACTATCAACCTCAAGACCGCTGCCGGTAGTCGCTTCGAGTGGCCCTTTTTGGTGGAGGAATTTCTGCCTGAACGGTTGAAACTGCAGCTTGGCAAGGGGCCGGATGGCGAAGTGACGAGTCTGGACGCTGCCCTCACTCTTCCACTGCAAGGGGACTATCTCTACGGCGCGCCGGCCAGTGCGACCAAGGCGAAGGCAGAGGTGAAGATCAGCCGCGCCACCATGCCCTTTACCCAGTGGCAGGAGTTCACTCTGGGTGACGTGCTGCTCGCCGAGCAGGCCAAGGATCTCGAGCCGCTGAATCTCACCCTCGATGCGCAGGGGCAGGGGACTTTTTCGCTTGCTGATGAGCTCGATGGGGTGCGAGCCCTCGGGCCGCTGGAGGTGGCCTATCGGGTGTCGCTCTCCGAGCCCGGTGGCCGCGCCGTCAATCGCAGCCGCACCCAGTATGGCTGGCCTGCGGGCAGCCAGTGGCCGGCACTCAAGGCCGATTTCGTGGCGGATCGGGTGGAAGGGGGCAAGCCGCTCCCCTTCCAGATCCTCAACCTCGATGAGCAAGGTCAACCGGTGGCGGGGGCGGTGAAGGTGCGCCTTATCAACGAGTACCGCGACTACTACTGGCACTACGCCGATGGCGAGGGGTGGAAGTACGAGTTCAACAGCCAGCCTTATCTGGAGCAGGAGCAGACCCTGCAGCTGGATGGCAAGGGGCCGACCCCCCTAAGCTTGCAACTCGCCGCGGGCTGGTATCGATTGGAGGTGGAGAACAGTCAGGGCCATCAATCCAGCCTGCGGGTTGAGATCGGCAGTTACGCCTGGGGCGGCGGTGGCGAGCAGGCACGGCCCGACAAGATTGCCATCACCCTCGACAAGCGCGCTTATCAGGCGGGCGACAAGGCCAAAGTGACGCTGGTAGCCCCGCGCCCCGGCAAGGGGTTGCTGCTGGTGGAAGATGGCGACGGCCTGCGCTGGTGGCAGCGTATCGAGCTCAAGGGGGCCGGTGGCGATGCCAAGGATGCCCGTGGCGAGTTCGAGATCCCGGTCAGTCCCGAGTGGCAGCGTCATGATCTGCACATTTCGGCCCAGATCGCCGCGCCAGACAGCGCCTCCAAACCGGTCAGCAAGCAGCAGGGGCAGAGCCTGCGCTCGGTCGGACTGGTGCCGCTCACCCTGGATCGGGAAGCGCGTCGTCTGCCGCTTACCCTGAGCGCACCGGATAAAGCGGTGCCGCTTACCCGGCTGGAAGTGACCGCCACCTCCACCCCCAACAGTCAGGGGCGCGTGGTGCTGGCGGCGGTGGATCGGGGCGTGCTCAATATCAGCGACTACCAGCCGCTCGACCCGTTCGAGATCTTCTTTGGTCGCAAGCGCTTCGCTCAAGATTTGTTCGACAACTACGGCCAGGTGATCCCGCCGCAAGATGGCAAGCTGGCCCGCCTCAATTATGGGGGTGACCGGGCGCCGCTGAAAAAGGGTGGCGCGCTGGAGAGTCGGGTCGAGATCGCCGCACTGTGGAGCGGCGAGGTGAGTTTTGACCAGCAGGGCAAGGCGGTGATCCCGCTCGATTTGCCCAACTTCAACGGCGAACTGGCGCTGATGGCGCTGGCCTGGAACGAACAGCAAGTCGGGGAGGCCGAGCGCGCCGTCAAGGTAGTGGCGCCGCTGGTGGCAGAGATCGGCTGGCCGCGCTTTGGCGCCAGAGGGGATGAGACCCGGGCGCTGGTGCAGCTGCGCAACATGAGCGGCGAGGATCAGACCCTCTCCCTTGTCTGGACCCTCAACGGCGGGCTCAAGGCAAATGGCGAGCTGCCCGGCACCCTTTCCCTTAAAAACGGCGAGGAGCAGTGGCTGACCCTGCCGCTCACCGTGACCGGGGCGAGCGGCGTGGCAAGCCTGCAGTTGGCGGCCAGCGGCAAGGATTTTGCCATCAGCCGCGACTGGACTTTGCCGCTGCGTTCCCCCTGGCCTGCCGAGACTCGCCAGCGCTATCAGATGTTGGCTCCCGGCCAACAGATGAGCTTTGCGCCAGCTGAGCTGGTCGGGCTGGATCGCGCCAACCTGCAGGGGCTGCTCAGCCTCTCCGGTACTCCCCCCTGGGATCCGGCTGCCCAGTGGCAGGCGCTGGCCGATTACCCCTATGCCTGTCTGGAGCAGACCTTGTCCCGTGCCTGGCCCTACTTGCTGACCACGGCCGATGAGCGGGCCGCCTGGAGCAAACCCGCAGAGGGCAAGAAAGCGGCGAGCGAGGCGGATGTGCAGCGCGCCCTGCTGCAACGGCTGCAGCGGTTGCAACTGCCAAGCGGTGGCTTTGGCCTCTGGGATGGTCGCTCCGACGAGGAGCAGTGGCTCACCGCCTATGCCGCCGACTACCTGCTGGCGCGCAAGGAGGCGGGTGACGCAGTGCCGGAGGCGATGCTCAATCAGGCTTTGAACCGGCTGCAAAACTATCTCACCGACAGTCAGTACGGTGAGCGCTGGAGCAGTGCCCCCGAGCACAGCCGGCTGGCCTATCAGGCCTACAGTGCCTATGTGCTGGCCCGGGTTGGCAAGGCACCGCTCGCTACCCTGCGTCTTATCTGGGAGCAGCAGGCCGATCACGCCCGTTCCGGTTTGCCGCTGCTCCACCTCTCGCTGGCCCTCTCGGCCATGGGGGATGAGCAGAACGCCGCCAAGGCCCTCAGCCGGGCATTGGCGACCGAGCGCGGTGATGACTATCTCGGGGATTACGGCTCACCGCTGCGCGATGAAGCTCTTGAGCTCTCCTTGCTGCGCCAGCACAAGCTGGCTGTGGAGCGCTGGCCGGCCCTCAGTGCCAAGGTGGCAGATACCCTGGCTCACCGTCAGTGGCTCAGCACTCAGGAGCGGCTCGCCCTGCTGCGACTCGCCCGCTTCGATCCGGCCGTCGACTGGCAGGCCAAGGTAACTTCCTCTCTTGGCAGTGGATCCCTGAGCGGTTCGGCTCCGCTGCAGCAGGGCGCCCCCGAGGCGCTGGCGGCGAGCTCCGTCACCAACGAGGGCAGGGGGGCCCTCTATGTGCAGCGTACTCTGGTAGGTTACCCCGAACAGGCTCCGGCACGGATCAGCAAGGGGATGAGCGTGACCCGTAGCTGGTTCAATAGCGACGGTCAGCCGTTTGATCCCGCCAAGGTGAAGGTGGGCGATCTGGTGGTGGTGCGGCTCAACGTCAGCAGTGAGTCGGCGGTGCCCGATGCCCTGCTGGTGGAGATGGTGCCCGCCGGCTTCGAGCTGGAGAACCCAGCCCTTGGCAACAGCATCAAGCTGGAAGAGCTCTCCATCGAGGGGAAACCGGCGTGGCAGAGCGAGTGGAACGACTATCTCAAGCATCAGGAGTTTCGCGATGACCGCTACACGGCTGCGCTGGATCTGAGCGAGGGGAGCAACCAGCAACTGGTCTACCTGATGCGGGCGGTGACGCCGGGTCGCTATCAGGTGCCGCCGACCCAGGTGGAGGATATGTACCGCCCCGAGCTGCGTGCCGTGGGTGAGGATATCCATGAGGTGATCATCTCTGAGTAA